One Nicotiana sylvestris chromosome 12, ASM39365v2, whole genome shotgun sequence genomic window carries:
- the LOC138882892 gene encoding uncharacterized protein, with amino-acid sequence MGDKVRWPKEMRSNPNRRNPDHWQEPPKPPSPKRTVNVISGGKEINGVTYTAANKVSKVTITHGKRVRHVLEEESITFDDADVDGVLTPHNDALVISLLVHDTNMKRVLIDPGSSVNTILLRVLNEMQAEDKLVPKAHTLSRFDNSSIVTKGEVAFTTFAEQVVKDTKFHVTEMEMTYNMILGRPWIHEMDAVPSTLHQVIKFTSPWGVRQIRGDQQTSRSNNSIANSSTKNEEK; translated from the exons ATGGGTGACAAagtgagatggccaaaagaaatgagatcaaatccaaatagacgtaATCCTGATCACTG GCAGGAGCCCCCTAAACCTccttctcccaaaaggaccgTTAATGTTATAAGCGGGGGCAAAGAAATCAACGGCGTGACATATACAGCGGCCAATAAAGTTTCTAAAGTTACAATTACCCACGGGAAGCGGGTCCGACATGTTCTGGAGGAAGAAAGTAtaacatttgatgatgcagatgtgGATGGCGTGTTAACTccacataacgatgcactggtaatatctctacttgtacatgatactaatatgaaacgagttttgattgatccaggtagttccgtgaacactattttgctaagagtactaaatgagatgcaagctgaagataagctAGTACCAAAGGCACATACCTTGTCTAGATTTGACAATTCAAGCATTGTGACAAAAGGGGAGGTAGCATTTACCACATTCGCAGAACAGGTTGTCAAAGATACGAAATTTCATGTGACAGAAATGGAAATgacttacaatatgattctcgggagaccatggatccatgagaTGGATGCCGTTCCGTCTACCttacatcaggttattaaatttACATCACCATGGGGAGTACGACAAATCCGTGGGGATCAACAAACATCCAGGAGCAACAACTCTATAGCAAATTCAAGTACAAAaaacgaagaaaaatag